GTCCCCAGTAGGAACAAAACATGGATGATAGATGAAAAAATAAAGGACTGTTTAATTGTTTTTTTCATTTCTTCTCCTGACTCTGTAGATTCGTTCCTTTAAGTATAGCAAAGCGATCCCTCTGCTTCCACTAACCTCCTATAGGAAACTTCCTATAGGAATGGTACGCTTTTCTGGGTGATTTCTATTGTTAAATACTCCAATAAAACCAATGTTAATGCATAAATCTGACGCTGTACCTACTGACAATTACATTCATCAGCTCAAGTGGGATGGCTTTCGTTGCTTAATGCATTATGACGGCCAGCAATTCAGGCTCTTTACAAGGCATCAAAATGAGTGTACGCTGCAATTTCCAGAAATGAAAAACGTTCAGGTAGATGTGAAGAACGTAATCCTTGATGGAGAGATGATTGTTCTTAATTCCGATAATGTTCCTTGCTTTGAATCGGTGATGTCTCGTTTTCAGGCTTCCAATGAATTGTCCATCAGGCGTGGAGTTAAAACGATGCCAGCGCACTTCGTGGCTTACGATATCTTATACCTAAACAATAAAGATATAACCAAGCTTCCTTTAAAGGAACGCCTCGACATCTTGTATGATACCGTCCATCTTTCCAAAGAAATCTCGGCAAGTGAGAGCTACCAGAACGGAGATGAGCTTTTTCATCTCATTTCTCAGATGGGTCTAGAGGGAATTGTCTCTAAGCGCAAAGACAGCTTGTATCACTTGGATACACGCTCATCTCATTGGTTAAAGGTTAAAAATTATCAATATGAAACGGTCTCTATTTCTGCTCTACGTAAAAAAGATTTTGGATGGTCGTTGTTACACAAGGAGAAACATGTCGGTGTGATGGAGTTGGTTCCATCGAATGAACGGAAGGCCTTCTGGGAGATCTCCAAGCAATTGCAAATCGGCGAAGATAAGAATTGGATCTATCTTGACCCGATTGTAAAATGCAAAGTAAAGTTTCAATCCTATACAAAAAACGGACTGATGCGCAGCCCTAGTTTTATCGAGTTTATATATTAAGAAAAAGAATACGGACTGTTCCCTTTCTTGAAGGGACAGTCCTTTATGTATTTGCTGACCCAAATCTAGAATCGATCATGCGGCCTTGAACTCACTCTTTAAAATGGACATTACATGCAAATTCTTTAAACACCAAGCCTGCCTTCCCCCTTTTTAGTAACTTATGTTCATTTCAACACCGGGGTTGAATTACCCTGCTCTGAAAAAAGACAAAAAAGCAGTCATGACGACTGCTATAGCTATTGTTCTCTTAATATTCGGGCAGCCTCCACCATCATGCTCAGCTTTTTCTTGGCTCGATCTACGGTATTCATTGGACGTTGTGCGAAGGTTCCAAAGCCGCAATCAGGATTTAAAAAAATTTGCTCAGGAGATAAATATTTCGTCGCTTCTTTGACCCTCTCTACAATCTGGTAAACACTCTCTACATCTTCTGTTCTCGGGTTGACAACACCAAATCCCAATTCTTTTCCCTCTAGCGCTTTAACGACTTCAATCTCTCCTGCACGCGGAGTCGCGTATTCAAGGATGAGCTGGTCCACATCCATTTGAGATAAATAAGGCATCAGTGGGGAATACGGCCCCTGAAGCAAGACATTTTCTTGCGTACTCCAATTCCCGCGGCAGATGTGGACGCCTATTCTCGTGCCTTTTCCTCTCATGCCCTTCATGACTTGGTTTACTAGCTCGGTAGCAAATCGCAATTCCTCTTCCGCGTCGGCCTTAGCGGTAAGCGCCCCGCACATGAAGGTACGGTTGGCATTCTTCTGTGTGAATACCAACTCGGTCAATACTGGTTCATCGAATTGTACGAAAGATACTCCCTCAAGGATAAGCTCCTCTAATTCTTCACGCAGGACACGGACAACATCTTCTGCTAGATCTTCTTTCGAGGGATAAACGGACGCGGACAAGCCCTCCACCCACATCGAACGTGTTAGGAGATAAGGGCCAGGTAAGGCGACTTTTATCGCCCTATCGGTATGTTGCTTTAAGAATCGATATTCATCTAAGGCAATAGGCTTCCGTCTTTCAATCTTACCAACAGCTGCAGGATTAGACAGGGAATAAGCAGGGACGTCCAAGGTTCCGAGAATCTCCTCAAAGCTCGCTTTATCCTCCACATAGTCGAGAAGTTCTGCCACCGTCAGCATTTTCACGTTCTCAAGCTTGTCAGCTACGAAGGAGATAAAGTTGTCCCGACGCTGTTCTCCATCGGATACAATATCCACCCCCGCCTCTTCCTGTGCCCGCAAACAGTCCAGCACAGCCCTGTCTGCAATCTTCTGAAAATCGGCATCAGAGATTCTTCCCGCTTTTTTATCCCGCAGTCCCATAAGGACTTCCCTCGAACGCGGCCAGCTGCCTACAACTGTAGTGGGGTATAAAGGTATTTCCATAAGCTTCATCCTTTCCCTATTAAAGAATGATTGATAGATTGATCGCGATCTTTACTTGACTACATAAGGTCTGATAAATAGGAGAGCGTTCTAATGTAAGCTGCCAAATTTCTTTTAGCTTTTCTTCTTCTTCCGGAGAGCTAACATAAAAAGAACCGTTAATTTCTGAGAACGATGGATTACCATCCTCCTCGAGCTGCAGATGGAAAAGCACGTTATGTAATTTTCCCTTCAGACTTAATTCGGCTGCATCGACAACGAGTCCCCGACGAGAGGCATTCATCTGAAAGCCAGTGGTCAGACAGGATCCTAAGGCCCCTAGCAAATAATCCACAGAGCTCGGAGCATCAACGTTCACGCTGAAGTCGGCAGGTTGTCCGGACATAAAGGTATGATTACGGCTATATACCTTAGCTGTTGTGGAGGTATTGGAACGAACTCGCACGGCCCACTGGTACCCGCGAGCCGCTTCTAGATCCTGCTCTAAATGATTTTCCGTTCCGCCTTTACGAATAAAGTAGCTCACATCTGTTGCATGGGGCTGTGAACCTAGAAACTCGTGCTTCACCATGCGACACCAAGCTGGTAAATCCTCCGCTACAGTCCTCTCCCTGCTTCGCACTTCAAGTACTTGTCCCGGCTCTAGTGGGTCCATACTTTTCTTGATGATAAGAAGAAGACCTGAACCGCAGTCCAAGTCTCCTCCATCACAGGTTGCCTGTGGTTTAGGAAATTCCATTGTTGTGTTGCCTCCTAATATGTAATGCAAGCTGCACCTTGAGATAAGAACTCTACTAGCTTGGCACCGCCAACAATGGTGGCTCCAGGAATTAATTGCTCCTCAGTTAAGCCACGCTTCTTATAGCAGGGGCTGCATACCCAGATCGTTCCACCCGCTTCAATAAACTGTCCCATTAATTGCTGTAGGGGTGCGAAACCTTCCTCGTGAATGTCATTGGCATATCCTTCAGATCCTAAATAAGCTCCCTCAACATTAAGGAAAACAACCGTTTCTTGTCCGGACGCTACAGCTGCATTCGCTACAACGAAACCTACAGTTGCCTTGTCAGGATCATTCTTTGCACTTGTGATACTTACTGCTAATTTTGCCATCTTCTTTTCCTCCAATATGGTGTTATTTTTTTTGGATATAGTAATGGTTTATTTTTTCAACATCCCGGCGTTCTAAAAGAGTATGTCCCTGCAGTCGGCACCATGCAGGAATATCCTCTCTTGCTCCAGGATCATAAGATACGACTTCAATGATTTGATTTGGTTCCATCTTCTTCATAGTCATGAATAAATTCATAATCAGTTCTCCGCAGCCTGTAGGGCCAGCATCATATACTAGATCAGCCTGATACACGGTGTCACCTCGCGAAAATTAATTGATTCCCAAAAAGCTTTTAACGAGTGCACCGCCCTTCCACGTTGCCAAATCGGTAATCCAGTTGAGCTTCCCGACTATCATCAGGACGGCAATCCCAACGATGAGAGCTCCGCCAATCTGTTCCATACGCTTCACCTTGTCCCCCATCCGGTTGAACAGCAGACGCAATGGCTCAGAAAATAGAAAAGTGATAAAAAACATGAGTGAAAACCCTAGCGAGTAGGCCAGCATTTGGGCGATATTAAGCATCAAGTTTCCATTGACGGCTACCACCAATAGGACACTTCCCAGAAAAATCTGTCCCCAACCGGGTGCAATGACCATCCCAGCTATAAAAGAACGCAAATAACCTGGTCGAATCGACCCCAAGGTACTGCTTGCCGCTGCTTCTAATCTTGCGGTATCTGGCAAGAATTTCAATCTCAAGATCTTCATCTGATGAAAACCTAGAAGTAGTAGAGCCATCCCGGAAAAAATCTGCACCCAACGAACCACGGGTTTGACCGCCTCGCCTACAAAAGAGGCCACGATTCCAAGGGTAATCATAATGAGCGTAAACCCTAATACAAAGAATACGGCATTTTTCCAGAACCTTTTACGCATCGAAGCTTTGTCTGCAGCCGAACTGGCTACCTCCCCGCTTAAATAACCAAATAGAGCGGGCATCATGGCAAGTACTCAAGGTGCGCAAAACGCAATAGCGCCTACTCCAAAGGTAAGAAGTAGTGACAAGTTTTCCATGTTTTACCTCCCTTCGCAATTTTAAAAACATTATAACATATTATTATTATAGTTATAAGTTTTTATGATTAGAATATAAAAATGCTTACTTACCAAATCAAATGATATATACTCTAAACAAGTATTATAAATGGAAAGGAATTACATCATGCTCTTATGGATTAGATACCTATCTTTCTTTTTAGGACTGACTCTGTTTGGTTTAGGAAATGCCATTGCCGTCAATGTGAAGTACTTAGGGCTTCATCCTTGGGAAGTGTTGAATGTGGCTTTATATCAAAAACTAGGATTTAGTATTGGAACATGGAGTGTCGTGTGCGGGCTTTCGCTAGTTGTTGTTTCCTTCTTTATGAACCGCGATCTGATTCGAATTGGTACCTTCTTAAACGCCCTGTGCATCGGGCCTATTATGGATTTTTTCTTGTGGCTAGACATCTTACCGAAGGCTACAAACTCTTGGGTGGACTACTTCATTTTACTAGTAGCAATTATAACGACGGGGATCGGCGGCGGTCTCTATGTGGCTGCAGGGGTCGGAGCAGGCCCTCGGGATGGGTTTATGCTTTCAATCTCAGAAAGAACGAGGTTAAGTGTCAGTCAGGCCCGCATTCTAGTAGAAAGTATGGTTCTTATCATCGGTTTCCTACTTGGAGGTCCTGTCTTTATCGTTACATTCCTCTACACCTTTATTCAGAGTCCGATCTTCCAACGTTCTCTTTTATTTTTTAGACCTCTATTTCATAACTTGGAAAATAGGGAAAATAAAATGGCGGTATAA
Above is a genomic segment from Ammoniphilus sp. CFH 90114 containing:
- a CDS encoding YitT family protein — translated: MLLWIRYLSFFLGLTLFGLGNAIAVNVKYLGLHPWEVLNVALYQKLGFSIGTWSVVCGLSLVVVSFFMNRDLIRIGTFLNALCIGPIMDFFLWLDILPKATNSWVDYFILLVAIITTGIGGGLYVAAGVGAGPRDGFMLSISERTRLSVSQARILVESMVLIIGFLLGGPVFIVTFLYTFIQSPIFQRSLLFFRPLFHNLENRENKMAV
- a CDS encoding cobalamin-independent methionine synthase II family protein, which codes for MEIPLYPTTVVGSWPRSREVLMGLRDKKAGRISDADFQKIADRAVLDCLRAQEEAGVDIVSDGEQRRDNFISFVADKLENVKMLTVAELLDYVEDKASFEEILGTLDVPAYSLSNPAAVGKIERRKPIALDEYRFLKQHTDRAIKVALPGPYLLTRSMWVEGLSASVYPSKEDLAEDVVRVLREELEELILEGVSFVQFDEPVLTELVFTQKNANRTFMCGALTAKADAEEELRFATELVNQVMKGMRGKGTRIGVHICRGNWSTQENVLLQGPYSPLMPYLSQMDVDQLILEYATPRAGEIEVVKALEGKELGFGVVNPRTEDVESVYQIVERVKEATKYLSPEQIFLNPDCGFGTFAQRPMNTVDRAKKKLSMMVEAARILREQ
- a CDS encoding sulfurtransferase TusA family protein, which produces MEFPKPQATCDGGDLDCGSGLLLIIKKSMDPLEPGQVLEVRSRERTVAEDLPAWCRMVKHEFLGSQPHATDVSYFIRKGGTENHLEQDLEAARGYQWAVRVRSNTSTTAKVYSRNHTFMSGQPADFSVNVDAPSSVDYLLGALGSCLTTGFQMNASRRGLVVDAAELSLKGKLHNVLFHLQLEEDGNPSFSEINGSFYVSSPEEEEKLKEIWQLTLERSPIYQTLCSQVKIAINLSIIL
- a CDS encoding cytochrome c biogenesis CcdA family protein, giving the protein MMPALFGYLSGEVASSAADKASMRKRFWKNAVFFVLGFTLIMITLGIVASFVGEAVKPVVRWVQIFSGMALLLLGFHQMKILRLKFLPDTARLEAAASSTLGSIRPGYLRSFIAGMVIAPGWGQIFLGSVLLVVAVNGNLMLNIAQMLAYSLGFSLMFFITFLFSEPLRLLFNRMGDKVKRMEQIGGALIVGIAVLMIVGKLNWITDLATWKGGALVKSFLGIN
- a CDS encoding RNA ligase family protein — protein: MLNTPIKPMLMHKSDAVPTDNYIHQLKWDGFRCLMHYDGQQFRLFTRHQNECTLQFPEMKNVQVDVKNVILDGEMIVLNSDNVPCFESVMSRFQASNELSIRRGVKTMPAHFVAYDILYLNNKDITKLPLKERLDILYDTVHLSKEISASESYQNGDELFHLISQMGLEGIVSKRKDSLYHLDTRSSHWLKVKNYQYETVSISALRKKDFGWSLLHKEKHVGVMELVPSNERKAFWEISKQLQIGEDKNWIYLDPIVKCKVKFQSYTKNGLMRSPSFIEFIY
- a CDS encoding DsrE family protein, translating into MAKLAVSITSAKNDPDKATVGFVVANAAVASGQETVVFLNVEGAYLGSEGYANDIHEEGFAPLQQLMGQFIEAGGTIWVCSPCYKKRGLTEEQLIPGATIVGGAKLVEFLSQGAACITY
- a CDS encoding sulfurtransferase TusA family protein, whose amino-acid sequence is MYQADLVYDAGPTGCGELIMNLFMTMKKMEPNQIIEVVSYDPGAREDIPAWCRLQGHTLLERRDVEKINHYYIQKK